The genomic DNA attatatatatgcatgtatattAGGTTGGAAAACTGTCTTGTTGACACTACACAAGGTTCTATCGGTAGCTAGCGAAGCTGGGACATAACATATAGGTCTCTGTGCTACTGGACTGAGCAGGCTGAGGTGGAAATATAGAAAAGGTAGAAACGTTAGTTGAAAATGAAAAACACTGAGCAGATTTTATAATGCTACTTGGAAAATAGTTTCCTGCAATGTGTTCCTGACTGCAGTCGCAGACCAGTTGTCCCACCAGATACAACCTCGCCAATTAAGTCTTTGAATATCATCCGCTCTATATCTAACACAATTCCTGGTAGCTCAGGACTGTAAGCTGCCCAATCTGAATCATTTTTCATGTCCACACTTAAGACTGTTGTCATGCTGTCATAGTCACCAACCACTCTGGAGTATGTACCAGGTTGTTCGTCAGTAATTTTAGAGCACAGTTCTTTGAAAAGCTCATCTCCTCTCATGCTATTTTCTTCCAGATTATTCTGGTGAATCCATGGTTTAAGTGAACCTGCCAAAGCTGATTTGTGAGCAAGAATCTCATTGACAACATCAAACAGTAGTTTCCTCTGAATTGCTTTACTGAATTTTGATTGTGCATCCTTTTCATGGTTTCCTTTTATGAGCTTGGTGCTCCCCGCCACTTTCTCTAGCACGTGAAACAATTTGGGATTCAGGGGTAGTTCTGATGGATGGAGCTGAATGGCTGTCAAGTTGGAGCCATGATCCTTAAGTACTCCCGCTGCTACTAAAATCTCAGCAATGTATCTGTGTTCGGAATTGTTATCATCACAAACAGATATAATGCAATTTTTGGTAGCTTCGTCTTGAGTTTTCAGTAGTCGAAGTTTATGAACTAAGTGATTGATGTTTTCAAGTTTTCCCTGATCAAACCTGTTGGTGCAACTAGATCTGTCGTTCTTTATGTGATCTATATACACTGCTCCTGCCTCGTTACTATTCCAAGTATTATAACCTGAGCAGATAGAATCAGTGTCAGGCATTGTATTTTATGATTAACCAAATGGTATATACAACCCGCTTTTGAGTAAGTGCTCATATTTAAAAGTGCATTTGAACATCTGACAAAAAAGAAGTGCATTTGAACAATTATTAGGTTTATGATCTTTTGTATTACTCATCGTTTAACAGGGCCGAACAGGCATGCCATGTAAACAAGTTGGTCCGGTGGTGTGTTATTGGTTGACCTACAGTCAGGTAAGAAGTCTTGGCTGTATATTTGTTTGTTGAGTGGATGAACTAATAAGAGAAATAACATCAACAATTAGGCTACAAATTGTTGCAGTCTAATTGAAGCTGTTTTTACCGTAGATCTATTTCTTTCATGCATCATGAGGTCTGTTTTATAGCTGATTCATGCTCATGATTACTCTTTTTTCTGTTACTACAACTCTAATAGCAAATAAATCATTGTGTAGTAGTTATTTTCACTATGTACTATGAATATTGCAAGTCAAATGTGGAGATGCGCATGTGTTTCGTTCTAAATAGGAAACTAACCCTGAAAAGCACTTAGTCTCTTCTTGATAGGAGAGGGGAAGTCTTCTTCATAGAAACTAATATCGAGAACTGAGACAGGACTCGGTTGTTCCACTGTAACTGTCGCAAGTTCAGCAATTAACACGTCTTCAGGCAACCTAGTTGCAAAATCCTGGACAGGAAATATGAAATCAATTAGTATGTTATATtgtatatataatattaatatatgaCACGGAAGATAGAATCGCGTACTTCTCTATTGGGGTCCTTAGGTCGGAAAGGACCAGTAATCTGCTCGTTATGATTTTTGCCTGTTGTTTCTGTCCTCATTTGTGAATCTAGGCTAATGCCACTTTCTGATTGCATAGAATCTGCATGACCTTGATGACTCAAGTTTCCTGCTTCATTACTTGACCAGTTCATTTGGTCAATAAATTTTTTTGTTGGCAAGCCTGATTTTATTGGGTGCATAATTGATTGCTTCCTGGATGTTCGCGGATCTGTTGATTGGGTGTTCAAACAGGCAAGGTTATCAATCTCTTTCTTCTGCAATCTTTGGTCCAGATTCCTTGAGCTCCTGACATTACTGGCATGATTATCTCCCCCAATGTGCTGAAGCACTTTTGGATGTTGCGATGATCTAAGGATTCCAACCTTTGTCTTTATCTCGTTGGGAGGTTGGGGCCAACTAGAAGCATCTCTAGGATGATTTCTTTTCATAGTAATATCTGTAGCTTTACGCTTATCAACTAATTCCAGTATGTTGTGTGCATTATCGCTGGACCATTTATTATGAACTGGCTTGCAGTCAATTTTAGTTGCAGGTTTCTCAGTCTGTTTATTTGGTTTCATGATCACAATCTGAGATCCATGTCGTTTTGGAGAACTAGACCCCTTGACGACGGGTGAGGTAGGATTGTTACTTTTCTTCTGCTGTGTGGACGCCTGATCAAGGCTGCTGGATGGGCTGCTCTCGCTTCTGTGAGACTCAAAGTATGGAACTTGCTCTTCTTTCTTGTTCTCCAACTTCTCTCTTTTGTTTTCCATTGCCTCGAGTATCTGTTTAAGTGCTCTGAGATCCTTTCCAGACTTTTTAAATTCAAGTTCAGTCAACCTTTTCTGAATCTCACCATAAACAGAAGGTGATGTTTGAGGAGACTGTTTGAGGGCTTCTTGAATTTTAGAGGTTTGTTTCTGGGAGAAGCATTTGCTCTCTGTCTGTTTCCATGGAGCTTGCTCTAGCGAGGATTTTGAACTTGAGGTTGACTTCTTGAGTGAGTTATCATGTTTCAATCCAGAAATCCGTGACAATGTTGGAGATCCAGTAACTTGATTCTGCTTGCTTTTGTCGTATATTCTTGATGTTCTTGAAATTGCATCAGAATCTTCCTTTGGTAAATTTTGACTCTCATCTGTTGGAATGAAATCTGGGGTTGGTTCCAAACCCATCAGCCTGGCCACAATGGCAGATGGCCGCTTATTACTTCCAGGCTCCTGGTTTGGGCAGATAGTTTGCCTAGAAATCCCAGTTTCGGCATCTGTTTCACTAGGCAGATAATTTGATCTTGATTGAGAGGCAGAACTTCTAATGGTACGCTCTCTACTGTCCAGTGATAGCCTTGGAAGTTCTTTGAACTTTGCGGATGATTTCAGTTTATTTTGTGAAATCCTTTCATCATAAGAGTACCGAGGAGCATCCCTTGGTGTCAGGGTTGGAGAACCATACTTTTGTTCCTTGGCAGTGCGGGGTGCACCTCGAGACTTCCCAACAGTGCGCAATGATCCATCATTTCTGGTTATTTTTTGATTAACGGATTTATGCTGCTGAATAGGCCTTGGGGAATCTATGTGCTTCATGACTTGCATCCCGACTTTCTCTTTTGTGGTTTTAACAGATAAACGGTTTGTTTCTCTGTACATGGAGTCCTTCACTATATCCCGAATATCAAGGGATTGTGGCAACAAGTGAGGGGAAGAACTTGGTTGTCTAGTGAGCAATGGTGGAGACGTAATTTTACTAAAACTACTTTGGCAGGATGTTGAAGGTTCTGATTGAACTTTTTTATTCCAATCAGCTGATGAAAAGGTTGATGAAGAACAAGAGGATGAAAAGGATGTACGTGATGGTTCAACAGGGGCCATTAGCTTCTCTTTTCCTACCTGTTTTAAATATGTTTTCTGCATCggtaagttaaatatcccagaaACATTGCTTCTACTAAGAAATTTATGTTGAATTTTAGTATTTACCAGTGTTCCCTGCCTTGTCCCACTCTTCTCTGTTCCATGGCTGACATATTGACCTGTGCATATAAAATACAAACATCAGATTTCTTGCGATGAAGACATTTTGGTGCTCAGGCGTGGGATATCCAGTCTCCACACATTTACAAGGAGCTGTAAGAGATGCACGTATAAGAGTAAGTATACATGCATATTAATGTAATAACTCTCTTTTAATCTAGGCATTTGATCAGAAACTATCAACATGTCTATGCATGTTAAGTCTTTATGTATTGCAGTATTCGTCATATCTCGTATTGATCGTAGAATAACTTGCAAACATTTTACTGAGGATACATATAAATTGTGTAATTCCTAACTAAATTTAACTGCAGAAACAGAATAAGCAAAAGTATGAGCAAAATAGATGTACTCAAAATTCTAATGCATCTTTTACAAATAGGTAACTCGCATATTTATGAACTCGCGTTTTTTAGGATATAGGAGGACAGAACAACAAAAATACATTAAGTTGAAGCATCTTTGGTTTAATTTTTTTCATTCACAGTTCTATATTCAAAAGCACCTACAATTGATACTAGGCATTGTAGAAAAATATAACCTGATGGGGGTCTTTTGTGGTTGTGTCCATTGACTCTTCGGCCAGTAAGAAAATATTGGCGGCCGAAGAGCTGAAATATTCCACTCATGCATCCAAGATGATTCTGCATATCTGTTTCTTTATCTGTTAATGAATGTAAAACCTTTGTAGACATTGTTAACGTCAACTTCTCCTATAGAATGCTTAGTATCATCTACCAGCTTAACCGGCTTTTTCTGTTTACAATCTTCTTTTACCAAACACACGTAGAATGAGCTTTCCGCTACCTGATCACAAGAATTTATGGCATATGCAGTCACTGTATCATCTGATTTGATTAACAAGACCCTTATGCGCAAGTGAAATGATATATTATGTGACTTTAGAAAAGATAGAATGGACTTGAAGAGGTATAGGATATTGAATGAAATAATGTATTAGGCGCGATACGACTTGTGACTAGGAGCACCAGCAAAAAATAAAAAAGTTTCCGGAACTGGTAGCCAACTGTCGTCTGAAAACCAAAAGAGATTGTTATAAAGAAATGGAATGGAGCCAGCTCTTTACAGTTTCTAGTATCTCCCCCACCTTATACGCTTCTAAATGATCATAACTGCTAACTGTGTAGAGACTCTGCAGATTGCTCTCTAGATTTCTTCTCACAGGAGTAATAGAAATAAGTTTGTTATAGCTTTCACAAGAAAGGGTTAATAGAAGGGAGATTTATGTGACATTTAGAGTACTGTGCAATCTGTTTTGGAAGGGTGGGGAAGGGTTGAACTGAGGGTTTTTATTCTAACTTTAGAGGAAGATTGGAGTATTATTTTATAAAGTAAATTTGTTATATAAAAAAAGGATGTGTGGGTCTGATCTGGTGTGAATTTGTGGGTCAGATCTACACTGTCATTTTCTTCTCACTTCCATGTGGACAAAATAATGGGGGTGGGACTGAATTCTGAGACTCTCTACATGGGCATGTGGAGATTGTCAGAGGGTGCAAGAAATGGGTTAAGTGGATTATGTACTGGCAAGGCACCAGAGTCTAAACTCTAAAGCCCTTTTTCAACCATTCCCCTCCTCCATTTCACCAAACTACCCTTGATGCAGAGCTTCATGTTTTCACCTGTTTGCATAAAACACAAGGGGAGGTCGGGAGGGACTGAATGCCGCAATGTTTCGTGTTATTTTTTTCGCTATACATGTGTTTCATAGAATGCATAACTAACAGAATTTACGTAATCTTCCAACAGAGTGGTGTGCTGTTAATTTGGTTCAAATTTAGTTTTTACGCGTGATACATCAGCTAAATGTTATTTATGTATGTTATACTAGGCATCTGCTTGTTCCTCTTTATGCATTATACTTTGTATTAATGCCTCTGTATTCTGGGAGCAGGAGGTAGGTGACTGAAGCTACCCAAATACATCTCTCTCCTACTACGAGGACTGTAAATCTTGAGAATTCTAACAGTAGTTcaaattttagcaacatatagAAGAAAACGGTCATAGAATATCTTACTACCAATGTTAAAGGTTCACATTGATGTTACACTGCTGAAATGCGACAACATTATGTAACACTGATGAGCTTATGAGTTATGAACATTTGCAGCAGACGCCTGGAATTTGTATGAGCAAGTTTTGTGCCTGGTAATTTTGCCAAGAAGTAAAAAGTAATTATGAATAACCTCGAGTTTTTTACGTTACCATTTTAACATCATTCCTGAACTTGGTAGACCAGTGATTTTGCTAATACTTGTTTTTATGTCTAAATATCATATTGCTAGCGTTTAGCCATGCCCTTACTTCCCGCAACCATCAGTGTCTTCAGAAAATCTTTTTTATTGCGACatgtcattctcaatgacaatgTGATTAGTTATTTGCCTGAAATATATGTATTAAATTAGGATGTACATCACAGGAAAGACTCAATAATTTTGTATAAAAATATAAAGTAGTCTATTTCTGGAGATTAAAACTGTAGCATTCCCCTTTTAACTTGGCATCTTTTCTAACAAGATCTTTGTGCTGAAATAGCATCATATGATCTGAAATAACTGTGGTCCAGAATCTAGTCTATTGGTCCTGGAATTAAATGCAAGAGGGTATATCATCTTCTATAGCATAGAATATCTAGCTTGTACTGCTAGGGTTTAACACAGTTGTAATATGTAAAATTGTCTATTATACTTATAAGAGCGGTTAAAAAAAGAACAACGATAGAAAGCCAGTAAGGTCATGGAGCTTGTCTGAATAATAGTCGGGAAATTTAGTTTCCGGTAGGTAGCTGTAGTATAGCTATAGTAAATTGCATGAGATGTTAATAATTCGGTTCTTGGTAGAGCGCTAATCAGAGGATATCTATCTCACATATGGAATAATTCTATTGAAACTGTGACATGACATTTTCTTGCACATTTTCATTACAGGTATTTACAGGAATGCAGAATTAAACACCTCCTTTTTTTTGAATCTGTACCTCTATTGAATGTCAATTGATGCTCACAGCTGTTGCAATGTTGTAGTTCCTAGAAGTGAAACATGAAGGAACAACTTTTGGCTTACAGCTAGCATCGGCTACAGTAATCTGTAAGAGCTTTCAAGTTTCGACATCTTTTCTTTTTGCCTGTTTTAAGTTTCTGTACATTTTGTAGCATTATGAAATAAACATTTATTTGCTACTTTCTTTCTGTTCTTTTGTGAATATACTAAAAAAAATGTGTACAAATTAAAATGAATAGCTGTTAGAGCTTGTGACTCTGCGATATCTCCAGCGAATGGTTCCCACCACCTAACGCAATGTCAAGAACTGTCTGCTTCTAACCCATCAGCAGTCCATTCTTTGTGGGTACTTGCTCTTATCCTCCTCTCGTACGCGATAGTTCTAAGTCTATCATGCGAGCTTGGGTTAGTCTCGTCGATTGATAATGACACTGTTAATACACATATTCAGTACTGTTCTTGATTCTGGAATGTCTTCTTAACTATATATTCCAGAGTAACATGCTAAAGCCATGTGATCAGTTTGTTAGCTTGAGAAATGGAACTTCTGTAGTCAGTACTTCTTGTCATATAATTTTATACATGCACTGCTAATTGTATATTATAAGCTTGCGTACATATGAAGAATTGAAGAAGCTCATATTAAGTAGGGGTCATGGCGGTGGGATGTTGTGCTGGCCCTTTTCAGGATTAGTCGAGGTGCGTGTAAGCTGTCCCGAACACTTGGttattgaaaaaaaaaagaatcaAAGTCATGTAGATAGTATTTTAGCTAACAAATGCAGAGCCTAGCTACAGGAGGGTAAATAGCTTaattggctaattataaataggGTTGATAAGCTGACACTTGAATGTGATGGTTTAGGTTTGAGGTTAAGAATATGCAGAGAAGAAAGGATACATGAGCACGTGGAGAAGTTAAGAGATCACGTGAGGGGGATGGCTGTAGGCTGTAGCTGCAGCTGGCTAAACCAGAAACTGTTGATATCTATCAACCACATCCTTATACTATGTTCAAGCACACCAGCAGGCAGCAGCCCACAATTATAGCTATACAATTGTAGGCACATGATCCCCAACCCCAACCTTAGGGCATCTATTATATCTCTTTCAGCTTTTTAGTTAATTATCATAGAAAGGTCCGTTGCAACCGATTGTTATAGCATACCGTATATAGCAGAAACTTATGGGGTATGTAAAAAATATGGACTCTCATGCATTCACACCAAAATTATAATGTGGTACGGTATGCTGCAACAACCACCGATTGTTACCTGACCGGATCCCATTATATATTAGATAGCTTGTCATTGCAAGTTAGTTATATAAAGGCTTCTAATAATTAAAGGGTTCCAAAAAGGTGCTCAGAGATTGTGTAACTACTAATTAAACTAGTTTATAGGAGTAGTTATCCTATTATACCAAGCCATGAGATGTCATCTCTTGTATCACATGGTACAAGTATAAAATTAAGCATATATTAATTGGAAGTTTCATATCTAAATGGTTTGTTCCTGCAGAATTCAGCAACAAACATGCATGGTGGGAAAGACTTGGCAACCAAGACACAGCCCTCTTTTATGGTCTGTTAATTGCTTCACTTTAACTAACTAATACTTCATTTACTTAATTAAGTTACATATAAATTATAGCAAATGGGGAATTGAATTTTAGCAAAAAGTTAGTTATAGTAATACTTGTTGGCAAATTATCCACGGTCAACTTAGCTAGACCGCAATAAAACATTACGGAAGGTGAGAGTTACCGTAATGAAACATTACGACTGATGTATTGCATCCAACAATGGTTGTGGATAAGTTCCCATGTTTATTTATCTATGACAAGTTTAACACTAAAAATTTGATAAATTCAAGAGCCTACATCGTCTATATGCACTGTTTTTGACAAATATGACTTATAATACAAATGTGTATCTGTTCTAAGAAATTCAGAAGCCTAAATCGTCTATCAGGACTTAATTCATAGGATTATAAGCGCCACCCCCCTAAGGCTTTTGCCTATCCTCGTAATGGACGGATAATTAGCAAAAATCGCTTGACGGGGACCAGATTCCCATTTTAATTTGTTAAATTGAGTGTTTATATAATGTTTGAGAATGACAATACAGAGTTTCTACTTTATAGCATGCATTGCATAAATTGTTCTATACAATGAATTGTTTTTAAAGGAAATAATGAATTTGTAACGTGGTGCTCTTAAAAATATTCCTTGAATCAGAAGAATGAATTAGGATGAATGTAAAAAGTCAGAGACTGACAATTCATAAATCAtaataattttgtatatttaacCCAATTACATGGACAGATCACTAATTTTAAATCATCCACTTCACATGCAAATTCTCATTCAATTCCACCGCATGATCAACAAATCTATAGGATTATGATCTGGGATCATTAGGC from Apium graveolens cultivar Ventura chromosome 5, ASM990537v1, whole genome shotgun sequence includes the following:
- the LOC141661753 gene encoding protein LONGIFOLIA 1-like, with protein sequence MSTKVLHSLTDKETDMQNHLGCMSGIFQLFGRQYFLTGRRVNGHNHKRPPSGQYVSHGTEKSGTRQGTLVGKEKLMAPVEPSRTSFSSSCSSSTFSSADWNKKVQSEPSTSCQSSFSKITSPPLLTRQPSSSPHLLPQSLDIRDIVKDSMYRETNRLSVKTTKEKVGMQVMKHIDSPRPIQQHKSVNQKITRNDGSLRTVGKSRGAPRTAKEQKYGSPTLTPRDAPRYSYDERISQNKLKSSAKFKELPRLSLDSRERTIRSSASQSRSNYLPSETDAETGISRQTICPNQEPGSNKRPSAIVARLMGLEPTPDFIPTDESQNLPKEDSDAISRTSRIYDKSKQNQVTGSPTLSRISGLKHDNSLKKSTSSSKSSLEQAPWKQTESKCFSQKQTSKIQEALKQSPQTSPSVYGEIQKRLTELEFKKSGKDLRALKQILEAMENKREKLENKKEEQVPYFESHRSESSPSSSLDQASTQQKKSNNPTSPVVKGSSSPKRHGSQIVIMKPNKQTEKPATKIDCKPVHNKWSSDNAHNILELVDKRKATDITMKRNHPRDASSWPQPPNEIKTKVGILRSSQHPKVLQHIGGDNHASNVRSSRNLDQRLQKKEIDNLACLNTQSTDPRTSRKQSIMHPIKSGLPTKKFIDQMNWSSNEAGNLSHQGHADSMQSESGISLDSQMRTETTGKNHNEQITGPFRPKDPNREDFATRLPEDVLIAELATVTVEQPSPVSVLDISFYEEDFPSPIKKRLSAFQGYNTWNSNEAGAVYIDHIKNDRSSCTNRFDQGKLENINHLVHKLRLLKTQDEATKNCIISVCDDNNSEHRYIAEILVAAGVLKDHGSNLTAIQLHPSELPLNPKLFHVLEKVAGSTKLIKGNHEKDAQSKFSKAIQRKLLFDVVNEILAHKSALAGSLKPWIHQNNLEENSMRGDELFKELCSKITDEQPGTYSRVVGDYDSMTTVLSVDMKNDSDWAAYSPELPGIVLDIERMIFKDLIGEVVSGGTTGLRLQSGTHCRKLFSK